The following DNA comes from Triplophysa dalaica isolate WHDGS20190420 chromosome 5, ASM1584641v1, whole genome shotgun sequence.
CAAGATAATCTAACACAAAACAATGCTGGTAGAACAACTGCCGCACAAGTGATGCGATCTACCATGAAgtttcaaaaaaaattaagaaaaaaggACAAATCCTCAAACAATGAATATTTGCTTTTCACGGTTTTTCCTTAAAACCATAACAAGTACCAGCAGGTGCAAGAAGCAACTGTTTAAGTTTAGTTTCGGTCACATTTCTTAATAGATTTATACTCGCCCTATAATGCATTTAATGTATATGAAAgttacaatattcaactgctgCAACTGAAATGCCAGGAATGCAGATACAATTGCGTTAGCAAATTCTCTCCAGTTGTTGCAACACATTTTTAACCACAAAGCTTGTTTAGCTTCAGGCCTGATTCCCAGGACGTGCTTCGACTGATagtgactttaaaaaaatattacaaaagcacaaaacaaaagtaaagagAAGAATGTGTGTCATTGTCTAAATCCTAAATACTACTCTGATTTTTAATTCTAACATGTTACGTTGGTGCTGTACataaatgtcaaaaatcatttctTCAGTTTGTTCTGTATTCATCAAAGCTTCTTAAAAAGTCTACAATTTAGTTGACCTATTGAGCATTGTAACAAACCAGTTAACATCCGGTTCATATCATCTGGTTCTATAATTGTGGAAGTAGTGAGAAATGGCATGTATTGCTGGGTCAAGTCTGTGCCTTGGTAAGTCTTATCATATGTATAAGCTTGCTCCTGTGTCTGTCCGTGGTAAAATAGATACACTGAGTGCAGGACACTGGAAGTAGCGTTCATAATGCAAGGGTTCCTAGTGGGACTCCCCGTTGATAGATGAACCCTCCCCTCGTGGGGATGAAGATCTGGAGATCCCCTTTTCTGTGTTATCCGAGTTGGATCCACTCTGGCTGTGGTGGTCTCCACAAGTTGCGTTAGAGGAAGAACTGGAGGAGGGCTTTGTTTTCTCCTTAAAGTCTGTTATGATAACCGTCAGGTCTCCCACTGTTACTTCCAGATGCTGAGCGCTGCTCCTGTCCACATTTTTTAACCTGGGCCTGTGGGgcagaaatcaaacaaaacagatCAGACCTGCTAGTGCAGTAGCATGTAAAGCACTTTGTTGTACACCGAGTTAGATGGGACATTTGTGACTAGTATTTCAGATGTGTGCTCATAAAAACCTGTTTGTCACTAACAAGACTAAATGAGATGCTCTAcagaaaaatgtcatatataACAATGTCTTGGAAATGCAACAATCTTAAATGGAAGTTTTTCTTAgttcatttaaacaatttaatgaacattgttatatattttgtttttcaattttgatgttttttataaatacaacaagAGACTATATCAGGGTGCATCACCTCATTTTCTTGTGGCTATTCTTTTTCATTGTCGATTCTTTCTCGCATTTGTCTTTTTCCGTCcgctcttttttttctttcttgggCTGTGTGGGTGAAGCAAACTGCTGTGGGACTTGCTGAGCTGCCAGCTGGGAAACGGGACGAGGCTTCCTGTGGAAAAAGACaaagtgaaaaaataggcaAGATAAGAGGCGAGAAAGTGAGATATTTCAAATCTAACTGAAAATTTCTTTGTGAGAAGGACTACGTGGGAAAAAGCAAGTTAAAACAGGCAAACGTTGAAGCTAGGTTGAGAAATCTTGCCTGTGTGAAGTAATCTGAGAAGAATGTGTTTTCTTAACAGCTGAAAAATAGCACCAAAGTCACTCATTGGTTTCCCTTTAACCgcatgaagacacaaacacTGGAGATTCAAAGTCAAGTAAAGCAGAACTTCCAGCTTTGTGTTTCAAAATGCAACCGTTCCTGTTGTTCATCTGTGCTGTGCCGGGAGTTTGCTCAATGATAATCACCATGCTAAGGCATCGTGGGTGGTTGCTTGGATGTTGCAATGTGGTTATTAAGGTGTTCTTATAGAGGTTCACTTTCTAACATATTGCTATGTGGTTGGTAGGGTTTCCTTTGTAATGCAAGCAAATGAGATGTTTTCACCCATTTTACTGTGAgccagacaaaacaaagaagttTTAATTAGGAGAACATTTGATTCATGTCCATAGCACAAATAATGCCGGTATTAAAACGTTCACATAGATTTTAATTTACTAATGAGCGttgaactttatttattataaatgctaTAGAAAAAATGGCTTCAATTAGAACAAGAAcctaaaaaaattgaaatggagAGAAGCTAAAAAAGCTACAAATGTAAGGGCCAATAAGCAAAAGCCCATAGATTTAATCTGTCCTACAAACCACTGTTAGGGAACCATATCACTGAGTGTGTTTactacatgcacaaaataaacagctATAAATCAAATATCTTAAAAAGAAACCTATTTTCACGTGTCAACATGCATAGTAATAAACCGCCTACGCAGAAAACCATATTTACACGAAATTTTGAGACTTGCCGAAAGTTTGAGACTTGCCGGGTTTCTCGCGTGCATTGACGTCATCGTCGATAGTCTGTTTggtaattaaaaatgcagtgggaaaacggtcagaagctttaattttatatctcttcttatgtccgcagtacctgcatatgcaacaatttcattttgacgtttctacatcaactgcatgattcgaaGCAGACTTTTATAGGTTAGTTTACTATTACTTCCGTTTGGGACTTACAACTGCGTTTTTAGACATGCGCACATCAACAACACTGAGATTAAACCGGTAAAGGCATTTACATGCAGCGCAAAAGCggagtaatgggcaaaaaactacctctgccGATCGTTTTTTGCTTAAACCGCTTATGACCTTTCCCCGAAATAAAAGAAAGAGTTTTACGCGTTTACATGAccatgaacatttacatttacgcatttggcagacatatttatccaaagcgacttgcattgctttatcctatacattttatagaAAGGTattttgcaatcccctgggatagaacccacaaccttgcgttgttaacacaatgctcttaacactgacCTCTAACAACGCTGTGTTATTATTAAAAGTGCAAAAagatttgttgtttgttttgaaagtaTGGCGAAACAAATTAGACTGTGGCGTGCCGTCATAGTCGCCTtgtttatacacacacagagtctcCGCTGATCCCGCGTGGGTTTTCCTGAACGGACGATGCATTTATGagtaatgaatgggaaacaaTCTGATAAGAGGGAATAACTAGATGCTACTAACTCGACAAAAAGGGGAATTACAAACTGCCCACATTGTAATCCATCAAAATGACGGACGGCCTTCAAATTTTTCTGTCAATggtataaaaaatctgtcaatgacagaGAATTTTTGGTTAACGCGACCTCTGGCACAGCAACCATCACAATATCAACAGTTGTTACCAAAGGCAAcgacagaaaaaaaatgtcgTCAGAGAACCGTAAAGTCTAACCAAAGCATCTAAaacacaactgttttttttaactttgctGTTGCCTTCTTTGCCAACACAGGCACGCTGATTTTCGAACAGCTTCTCAGTATCTGTAGCGCTGGTGCTTGATGTTTACGCTTTTATCCACAACCCACGGGAGGTTCGGGAATAGCTAATGAAGTTGAACATTGTGAAATTAGGACATCTAGAGCCTTAAAGAGGGGCAGCCAAGAACCGGTCATTAGCATTGATCCTGAGCCCAGGGCGAATGAAAACAGTCATTATTAGATACTGGTCTTCTGCATGTCAAGACCTGGCAGCCGGCTGTTGGTGCTTAACACCCTTCACGTTCGCCGTTGTTAGGCTCTTTGCTCGGAGAAAATCAATGAATGACTTTTGTGATACATTTCCTCTCTGGCGGAAAGAATAACATTAATGCTGATCCTGCTTATTTCTCAATCCTCTTCAATAGTTGTGAAATTACTTCCACGCTCTTTGTCTCGCATGTTGGGACTTAGCCCTGTATAATCCTAGATAGTAGTTTGCCTTTCTCGCCATTGCAACCTTGAGATAATATGAGGAGAACAATGCACAGATGGCTGGTCCATATTGAGTTTAACAATAATGAGTGACTGTACTTTATCCGCTTTATTACACAGCTGCTTTTTTATCTTAAAGTTGtctcataatttattttaatgactttaaaTGGCAATAATAGTTTTATATGAGCAATAATCTACTTGCTATGAGACACCATGctgtattgtaaatatatacttttatagAAGCTTTTATGTCAACAGAAGTTCTTAGTTAAGAATCCCTAATGCAAAAACAGAATCTTTCCCATATACGTGTCAAAACGGACACAAGGGGCTGCATCTCTTATCCAAGCCAAGATCCTCTCAGATGTGTTCAAATCTGCATGTTTGTCTAATGGTGTAATGACTGTACTGGGAAGGGTTGTGTACTCATGGGCTTAATTGACGGGAGGGGACACCATGATTAATGCGCTACACTGTGTGAACATGCAGTCACATACTTCTCCTCGCATCTCTTCACTGCCAAGCCCCCTGTTTGACAGATGGTCCTTTGCCTCCCACCGTTCCagatctcccttccacactgttTTCTGCCGTTCTCTCCAAGCATTTGCTTTCCTTTAGCGTCTCCTAAAATCCAACATTGCAGTTCTGCATTGCCTCCCTCTGGCTTCAGTTTCCAGGTCCCTTCTGCTTTCATCGAGGCCCCAGAACAGTGTCTGTATCAAAATGAGGTCAACCCATTTCAGAGAGTACACACAGGATATGCCCCTCTGCAAACTGTATTCAGAAATatgtctaataaataataacagactCTTGTAATTACTCCATAACGTGGCTGTTTTATGTGGCTTTTGGTCTATTTGGCAGAGGCATGCTGGGAGGGCTTTCTCAGACTGCATTAGTTTCGCCTTTTTGGGCAAATAGACGAGCGATGGCAGCGCTGCACTCTGGGATTCTGCACACATGCAATTAGAGCGAATTTCACACGCTGCTTTGCTCCTTCAAACGAAGCAGTGTGAGGATGGGTCACGACGGTTGActcgtttatttatttatttcttgtattttatatatttatagcaGGGTGGCTTTAATTGCCGTACTCACAGCATGCTGACACTTTGCACGGTAAAACTTAAAATTTACTACTTCCGCAGCATTTCTAAGATGCTTTGTCGAGTTTAAAAATAGTCCATCGTATTACAAGTTTGCCTTCTGACACGTTTCATTTCACTGCGCTCATTCTAGGCATTTTTCAACGCTTCTTATGTAAACCCCCCAAAGAAATGTGTCCCCCAGGGGTCGGCTGAACCCGAAACCAGTCTAATAATACCGGCCTTCCTCAAAGCGGGTTAGTCAACAAGTCATTCAAGCAACGCGTTTAGAAATGCAGAACCTGTAAATTTGTTTGGCGCAACTGTATTCACAGTGCACACGAACATTCGACCAtgaagaaaaatgaatgaaatgctCGCTATAATCATTCATAATAGAAAGCGTTCATTTGTCATCACCTCGCCGACATCCATGAAGGATGATGGGTCGGATTCTCTCTGCGATACCCCTATGGAGCGCACAGGTTAAGTCAACAATTTATAACTGACTGCCTTAAATTTGTAATGAcaacacagacatacattacTGTCAAGACAAATAGAACTCGCACACTCGTCTGGCAAAACAAAACGTAATGCGTTTTTTTCTTTGCTCAATCTGTCATCGTGAGGGTCTTTGAGGAAAAACGGCCCGGTCTAAAGGGGGGCATTCTCTCCGTGTTTGTGGTAATTGAATGGTATAATACGCTCTCCTGCAGAGTGACTGTTTTCGCCGGGGGCAAACAGTGTCAATATGCTGAAATTAGACGTTTGCTGGCTGGTTTGGGGTCAGTGAGGCAATGGCCTGAAATGGTCCGCATGAAGAGCTCCAGCTTCATCAATTAACTGTCAGTCTGTCAGCACGAGGTAACAACCGGGTAAACAAATCAACAGTGAAAGCAAATATAGCCAATGCCAAAGAAACGCTACAGAGCCCATTTGCTCAGGAGTTTGTATTGGTATAATTTCAGGCTGGGTTTGACTGTGAAAACACAGTATTTGCTCTTTTATACAGCAATTCAGGAAAAATTGACATGCCCTATAATGGGATGTATAATGTATTTGGTGGGACAGCCAACAAACGTGCTTTAAATTTACACTGGTTCTATTCGACGGCACGCATGCGTCAGCGCCAAGTAATTTTCGCATTCATTTGCCAAGAAGAACAATTCTTAAAAGCAGAAATCAATATAAATGCCACATTGTTTGCGTTGCACTAAATACAAGTGCACTAAACATAGCATAAAGCAGAAGTACAAATCTATGAGTCGAGTCTCAAACTCCTACAAACAGAAGAACAAACAATGCTTTACACTACACTTTTCCCAACGCAGTCACTTGTAAATTAACGGCCCGTAGCTATCACACATTCAAGGGGACATCGTCATTTAAACCCATCATTTGTGGCCATCTCAAAGGCATTATAACAAGGCAGATTTGCaatcatggttttatttatgGACACGCGTGTCCTCGTGTGCGTGCGCATCCTGACATGATGATGCTTCCCTTTGATGACAGCGTTCTTGATTAAGCCGTTGAATGCAAATGAGTTCAGGCTGTCTGGACGCCAGCTGCTGTGGTGACCTGGACGAGTGACAGCTCCCCACCCCCACATAAAACCTCCGCCATCCCACACACGgttttgtaatgaaaatgaacattgGTTGGCTCTGTTATGATACCTTAATTTAGCAACTGTAATGGATCTGAGACTTACGATTCAAACGCTCAATGGTAATTAAGCCTTTATAAACACTCCACCGTGAAAAATGATCGTTATCTGGTGCTGGTGAGAGCCGAggttcatcatcatcttcataaGCATCTGTTCTTTTCCACGTTGCGAAATGacgatgagaaatgttttacttcCTGGCCTGATCTCATCTTAATGACATAAGGGAAATAAATGATTACCGACTCTAAAACCCTGAGAGTGGATTTTTATAACAGACGATCTGAAGGTGAGAAAATACGAGCccattaaatgttctttttttgatgaGGTCATTAGAGCTCTCCTGGGTCACTGCCAGTGAATAGACGCATTTGGAAAACAGGGAAAGGCATTACCAAATGCTCATTTTAAAGCCACAATTGCTTTTTGATTGCAAATGATCAAGATTACAAAAACGCCGGCCTTCACGACCTGGAGATTACACTGAATCTATGACTGCATCTAGCTACATTTAACTGAACCATAATGAATCGGTGTGCAATGGCACATTTAAACATCCATTTGACTTCTGAAAATCTAATCAGCGCTGCTTTCTAAGCCCACAGTGAAATCATTTAGCGAGATCATTTTGCGACACACTGATTTATGCAGTGTCCCTATGTGAAAGTACAGTGTAGTTATTGCTTATGGGCTTTGCCAGCAGCCAATCCCTTGCAACTACTAATCtactttaaaaaagtaacaataccttgaaaaatattcaaataatgtgcattatTAGGGATACACCAAACTATTAGTCATGTCAGATTCTTTTGTCTCTTACGTGATTTACGTAAGCCATAAACTATGTAATTAATTGTTAAAACATGTTCATAACTCAATGGCTATAATGAGACACCATTTCGGCCGTCGCGGGTTTGAACGTGTCAAGGATTCCCAAATTTACTTTGACATTTGTATAAGctataaatgtaaaacagacatttGAACAATATGCGAGTTGATACTCGAACCCATGACTCCAGCGCCGCGAGTTTAACGCTCTGGCAACTACGCTACAGGAACATGTATGCTTTCTAAAATGCTTTCTACGTAGGCAACCAGCCACGATTTGAGTCCATGTTCAAATATGATTTTCCTAATCAAACACTGCGATGTACTCACCGCGTTGACGTTCCCTTCCTGACATCGCACATCATGCATTTGAACGCTTCGGCGCTGTTCTTGAACGTACACACGCTGCAGTCCCAGAAGCCGTCGTCGGAGGAGGGCTTCGCTTGCCGTTTCGGCCttcaaaaagcaaaacaaatagaGAGAACATCACATCTCGAACTGTAGAAATGTCCGACACACTCATCTCGTATTATCCGCGCACAAAGTCACGATTTCCGCCCAACAGAAGCGGGGTTTTAATGGTTTGCTACTTTAGGTTCGTCAAACAGTCGGTCCGCCATGGTGGCCACTCTGTTGCGTCTTTTTCATTCACACGCACTCAGCCTAATGGTCTAAGATTATCGCCTCGGCTGTGTTGAAGCCACGGGCGTGGAagtttttctctgtttgtttttacctCGTCGGACTTCTCTTGTCTCCCATGCTTCGGAAAGTTTACGCGAAGCGTTGAAGGCACGACCGCCTCTCGCGCTTAGCCGCGATGCGCGCTCTCTGTTCTATCGCGCGGCTCCCAGCTGTCGTAGAATCTACAGCGCGGCGGTGGTGGTCATGTGACCGGGCTACGCCAATCCGGCGTTGATTTATTTTCTCCGTTAGGGACGTCGGGTTTACATACGTATTGTGCTTAGGTTCACTCTGTGTGTGTCCGCTCAATGACTGGACGTTGGGAGACCACGAGGCTTTGGTATTTACCCCTCCTAAATGACTCCAAGGTATTCGTCCTGCCAGACAAGTAGAACGCCTTCAGCATCTATATAACCACTTCTTTCCAAATTTTTAATTGAGCGTGAGAATTTAAGTCCAGTTCACTGAGCAGAAAGCTGACTGTAAAATTATTGTGCATGAACACTTCAATGGGCAAAAATGTACAccttaaatgcattaaaaattaaaacgcATTTTTCGatgaaattttttttattacattggtcatttatgtaaaaaaacaatatttggtTGCGCTCTTTACTAAATTCGACTTTAATTTTCAAAACATTAGTCTGTTAAACCTTATAAAAAGCacctttataatgcattgtatATTTAGAGACATATCTATCTCCAATCAATGTTTAGTGGGTCAAACAAATGCCTTTATTCAATGCCAAAGCTGAGGAACCAATGACAGGAtgctgtgtaaaaaaaaaaggtttaacatTTTCGAGATACTATAACAAGAATGCTGAAACTTAGGAATCTATGCTTTATTTacaagataaaaaataatacattttacaacagGTCTGTATATCTGAATGAGGAGTATTGACAATCACCATCTCGGGTCAATATAACTACAGCTTTCTTTCGCCCTGAATGGCaatgtttatttcaacaaaacacacagttaaaataaaaaaaaatctccttAATGGGTAAAAAAAGGGCTGAgaagagaaaatgtgttttgagaACATATAGGTACAAGTCAGTCGCTCAGCTCCTCCTCGTCACTGAAGTAGGTGCTCTTTTTGATCCTTAGCTTGTGGTTGTCACTGTCCGCTGATGTCGATGCTTCAGACGCCGCCTCTGTGACCTGTCGCCGCCTCCTCTCCTCATCCTCAATGCGAGCTTGCTGTTAACAGTAGGAGAAAACTCATATTTTCCATTGAAACAATTTAACTGGAAACATTACTAATGACTTGACCGCAATGTATAATGTTTTCAAATCACAATAAAATCTGCTTATACAGGCATAAAAAGCTGTTGTGATTGTGATCATTTGAGTCAATCATTGATACtagtgatttttaaatgtattggcAAATGCAgtatatttcaatttaatggGTAGGATATTACTCTATAAAACAACTCTTTAACTCTAGAAAGTCTTGGAATCTCAAAGAGAACGCACTTAAACAGGAAAATTATTCGTTTTCATGTCATCTAAAGCTGCTCTGAGTTTAcaaagctgtttgtttgtttcaatgTAACAACAAGTTgattaacaataatatttaagGTTTGTGTAAACTAAACTtactaaatgttattttaaaatgtttttgaaggtTTATTGGTATGTAACACCTCTGCATCCATTAAATACATTCCATTATAAGTGAATCGACCCATGGAATTAATGCTTAATACACTCACTGACCTGGAAAGCTATTGCCTGACCTAAACTGTCCAGTGCTGGATCCTCTCCCTCATCATCACTGTCCTCAGGTTCtctaaaggaaaaaaaatacaattattacacaGTACTCACTGAAGTTAAAGTACTTATTTTTTTCCTAAAGAAAAAGGAAtagttttaaaggaaaaatgCATAATTAAGTACTTACACTTCCTCGGGCTGCTGCTGGggctttttcttctttttcttttcttttttaggtgGAGGTTCTCGCTCTCCGAGTAAATTCTTTGGGCAAGCATAACTTAAGTGCCCTACTTCCTAAGGGAGGTAAATGATATGGTAGAactataataatacaaatactttCATATATTCGATCTTATTGTTAGGATTTTATCAATTAGAAAACATACTCCACATTCATAACACTTTGATTTATCTGTGTAGTTTCTCTTCCTGATGAATTCTGCAGCTCTGCCATTGTCAACGGCAATGTTGGCTTTCACTGTTCTTCCAAACAACTGAAAGATTAGCAAGAGTAATCAAACACTTGCAATCCATGTTTGCTTCTTGATAATAAGGTGAAAAAGTCTAAATACGAAAGCAGTGTGGAggcgcgagatccattttccagCCGAGTTTATtccgaactctgatataaaacacgtGAACAAGCTAATCCGCGTCTTTAGTAATAGATGCGTTCAATTGGAGGCgacgctgcgcaaatctatcagcgtatgaggtttaagtaccgcgagagcggtTCAAGTGCAGATTTCTAGGTACGCATGagaattgctctcgcggtacttaaatgcgatatgccaaacaatctgcgcagcccaacattaaattgaacgcgtccgttcctgaagtcactgattggcctcttcaggtgttttatcagagttggggctaaactctgcTGGGAAATGGATCTctcgggccagagttgagaaccactgtacTAAGGTAAAGAGCATACCTGTTTGTTGTTCAATGCACGGACACAATTATGAGCAGACTCTCGGTCCAGAAACAGCACAAACGCTACTCCTTTACTCAAACGTGTCTGCTTGTCTTTGACAACAGTCACCCTTTAGAAAATACCACAATTATGATCATACCACACTTCGACACAGTGCAAAACATCAGACTAAAAGATGTGATGCTAACCAAAGTTAGAGAACACTTACTTGACCACTTTTCCATATTTAGTGCATAACTTTaaggaaatagaaaaacattCAAGTTAACATGAAGTTATAAATTATTGCCAATGTTTAGTAGTTTGAACTACTGATCTGGATAATGTAACGTAAGAGAACAGCATGCAACCTAGCACCTTGTGCAAATCGTTGTTTGTCAATGAGAATGGGATGTTGGACACATAAACCGTGCTTTTGCTGGGTGCTAATCCTCCACTCATCGTTATCTTTATATCTGGAAAAGACAACATCTGCGTCATGCAAATAACATAACACTTACAACCAAGCAAAGGATAAAATGCACGAACAAAACCCAGACTCGCGAACacgtataaaacaaatatcaaacGTACATAACCGACAGAGTCTTGCCgattttaaagcatatttacGATAAGTACAGCAACTGCGTGCATCATGTGAAAACTAGGTGAAATGTAGGTCCAGAATGTAAATCCAATCCAAAAGTCAGAGCAGGCTGACCCGGAAACTAAAAGTTCGGCCGGCCGCTATCAATACAAGACCCCTCCCAGCGTTAGACAGttacaaa
Coding sequences within:
- the yaf2 gene encoding YY1-associated factor 2 isoform X1; translation: MGDKRSPTRPKRQAKPSSDDGFWDCSVCTFKNSAEAFKCMMCDVRKGTSTRHCSGASMKAEGTWKLKPEGGNAELQCWILGDAKGKQMLGENGRKQCGREIWNGGRQRTICQTGGLAVKRCEEKKPRPVSQLAAQQVPQQFASPTQPKKEKKERTEKDKCEKESTMKKNSHKKMRPRLKNVDRSSAQHLEVTVGDLTVIITDFKEKTKPSSSSSSNATCGDHHSQSGSNSDNTEKGISRSSSPRGEGSSINGESH
- the zcrb1 gene encoding zinc finger CCHC-type and RNA-binding motif-containing protein 1, with translation MSGGLAPSKSTVYVSNIPFSLTNNDLHKLCTKYGKVVKVTVVKDKQTRLSKGVAFVLFLDRESAHNCVRALNNKQLFGRTVKANIAVDNGRAAEFIRKRNYTDKSKCYECGEVGHLSYACPKNLLGEREPPPKKEKKKKKKPQQQPEEVEPEDSDDEGEDPALDSLGQAIAFQQARIEDEERRRRQVTEAASEASTSADSDNHKLRIKKSTYFSDEEELSD
- the yaf2 gene encoding YY1-associated factor 2 isoform X2; the protein is MGDKRSPTRPKRQAKPSSDDGFWDCSVCTFKNSAEAFKCMMCDVRKGTSTRKPRPVSQLAAQQVPQQFASPTQPKKEKKERTEKDKCEKESTMKKNSHKKMRPRLKNVDRSSAQHLEVTVGDLTVIITDFKEKTKPSSSSSSNATCGDHHSQSGSNSDNTEKGISRSSSPRGEGSSINGESH